A stretch of the Pseudalkalibacillus hwajinpoensis genome encodes the following:
- a CDS encoding VOC family protein encodes MKKTLDHIGIAVRRLDEGVQFYTEVLGGELFDRYRSEATGVESEIAVIDLDGSRIELLMPTNNSTSPIARFMKQKGKGVHHVAYVVDNLDEAIKELAQQNIRVMEDTRRVNKHGRRLIYLNPADTEGTIIEYCDYPESGKTTIE; translated from the coding sequence ATGAAAAAAACATTAGACCACATTGGAATTGCAGTCAGACGTTTAGATGAAGGAGTTCAGTTTTATACAGAAGTATTAGGTGGCGAGCTTTTCGACCGTTACCGTAGTGAAGCAACAGGTGTAGAAAGCGAAATTGCCGTTATAGATCTTGATGGCAGTCGTATCGAACTGCTGATGCCTACGAATAATTCCACTTCGCCAATCGCACGTTTTATGAAACAAAAAGGGAAAGGCGTCCACCATGTTGCCTATGTTGTCGATAACCTTGATGAGGCAATAAAGGAATTAGCGCAACAGAATATTCGCGTAATGGAAGATACGCGACGAGTAAACAAACACGGCAGAAGATTAATTTATTTAAATCCAGCTGACACAGAAGGAACAATCATTGAATACTGTGATTATCCTGAATCAGGTAAAACTACAATTGAATAA
- a CDS encoding DUF817 domain-containing protein, which produces MKHIYNLFYFGYLQAISCLFPLIIFVTLALSERMTPFFLPRYDFILIVCILAQIFLLITKFETFDEMKVILVFHIIGLALEIYKVHMGSWSYPEEAIFKIAGVPLYSGFMYASVASYMCQAWRRLNLQLVNWPTSWMTIGLGIAIYGNFFTHHFLYDFRWVLKILVVVLFFRTMVYFTVHQTIYRMSLPISFVLIGFFIWIAENIATFFGAWAYPNQQSDWEIVHIGKISSWLLLVIVSFMIVAQLKHTKYEKLAHNKNAAL; this is translated from the coding sequence ATGAAGCATATTTATAATCTTTTTTACTTCGGTTACTTGCAAGCCATTTCTTGTCTGTTTCCATTAATTATTTTTGTAACGCTAGCATTAAGCGAAAGAATGACGCCTTTTTTTCTACCAAGGTATGATTTTATTCTTATCGTTTGCATTTTAGCACAAATCTTCTTATTAATAACCAAATTTGAGACATTTGATGAAATGAAAGTGATTCTTGTTTTTCACATTATTGGTTTGGCACTCGAGATATATAAAGTTCATATGGGTTCATGGTCTTATCCAGAGGAAGCTATTTTCAAAATAGCTGGCGTTCCACTGTATAGCGGATTCATGTATGCAAGCGTGGCTAGTTACATGTGCCAGGCATGGCGACGACTGAATTTACAATTAGTGAATTGGCCTACATCTTGGATGACGATCGGTTTAGGAATTGCCATCTATGGAAACTTTTTCACCCATCATTTTCTATATGATTTTCGCTGGGTGTTGAAGATCCTTGTTGTGGTTCTCTTCTTTCGAACGATGGTGTACTTTACTGTCCACCAGACAATTTACAGGATGTCTCTCCCTATATCTTTCGTACTCATTGGTTTTTTCATATGGATTGCTGAAAATATTGCGACGTTTTTCGGAGCATGGGCGTATCCAAATCAGCAAAGTGATTGGGAAATCGTACATATTGGTAAAATTAGCTCGTGGCTTTTATTAGTCATTGTGAGCTTTATGATCGTAGCTCAGTTAAAGCATACAAAATACGAAAAATTAGCTCATAACAAAAATGCAGCTCTTTAA
- a CDS encoding trimeric intracellular cation channel family protein, whose translation MTWEILNIIGTIAFAASGALVALEEEFDFLGVIVLGLATAFGGGIIRNLLIGVPVASIWDQDVLIMIAIGTILIIFVFPASWINYYWEKWGSFFDAIGLAAFAIQGALFAEEMGHPFIAAMVAAAMTGTGGGIIRDLLARRKPTVLQKEVYAVWAMMAGLLIGLGYPQELPQLMFLFGAIVFLRMLSLRYGWKLPYRSIHSS comes from the coding sequence GTGACTTGGGAAATATTAAATATCATTGGTACAATTGCCTTTGCTGCAAGTGGAGCACTTGTTGCATTAGAGGAGGAGTTTGATTTTCTCGGTGTGATTGTTCTTGGACTTGCTACAGCATTTGGTGGTGGAATTATACGGAATTTATTAATAGGGGTGCCAGTCGCTTCGATTTGGGACCAGGATGTGCTTATTATGATTGCGATCGGCACAATCCTGATCATTTTTGTTTTTCCTGCAAGCTGGATTAACTACTATTGGGAGAAGTGGGGGAGCTTCTTTGATGCAATTGGGCTTGCTGCATTTGCGATTCAGGGCGCGCTATTCGCAGAAGAAATGGGTCATCCTTTTATTGCTGCCATGGTTGCTGCAGCCATGACGGGAACTGGTGGTGGAATTATTCGTGATCTATTAGCGAGAAGGAAACCGACCGTTTTACAAAAAGAGGTTTATGCTGTGTGGGCCATGATGGCAGGGTTGTTAATTGGTCTTGGTTATCCACAAGAACTGCCTCAGCTCATGTTCTTATTTGGTGCCATCGTCTTTCTCCGAATGCTGTCCCTCCGTTATGGATGGAAATTGCCATATCGTAGCATTCACAGTTCATAG
- a CDS encoding UDP-N-acetylmuramoyl-L-alanyl-D-glutamate--2,6-diaminopimelate ligase produces the protein MKINFNQLQYTPITHIYGPDIQTIKCLTFHSKMSGSSSVFFAIKGENHDGHKYIEDAIKNGSVAVVADQDDLITSLAHSYPHCTFILVDDVRKAMASFSKQYYGSSDEKLKTVGVTGTNGKTTVAAYVRSLLTLLGLPTGSIGTTGIWSSKKKIPYKKSTPTTPESLDLHRIFKDLINEGDGGVAMEVSSIALDQKRVEGIEFDVAIHTNISPEHLEYHHTFEHYKACKEKLFNQAKAAVVNVDDEMGVELSRAYEHRIVTYSLNPHAEADLVATELEYTLDGTSFKLFSHGKAYDVFVPVFADYNVANVLSAVGTALLLGYRLQTIINVLPQLESPEGRFQVISGPNRETIILDYAHTPVALTRLVDEVKKMDHRKLIVMIAGIGIRDFEKMPKMAKAIEGRADEIIVTVDHPGYHEPSLIVDKVMSGFSNPNDPNIYRTNTRREGVLKSLQLGSEQDIILLTSGCINGAQIVKGNEIPHSDEDIIEMYYHLSS, from the coding sequence ATGAAGATTAATTTTAACCAACTTCAATACACTCCGATCACCCATATATATGGACCAGACATTCAAACGATTAAGTGCCTTACATTTCATTCAAAAATGTCAGGGTCTTCTTCTGTTTTTTTTGCAATTAAAGGCGAGAATCACGATGGACATAAATACATAGAAGATGCGATTAAGAATGGATCAGTAGCCGTAGTAGCAGATCAAGATGATCTCATTACAAGTCTTGCTCACAGTTATCCTCATTGTACTTTTATTCTTGTCGATGATGTTAGAAAAGCAATGGCATCCTTTTCGAAACAATATTATGGCTCTTCAGACGAGAAATTAAAGACGGTTGGCGTTACAGGTACAAATGGTAAAACAACCGTTGCAGCTTATGTGCGCTCGTTACTTACACTGCTAGGATTGCCAACAGGATCTATTGGAACAACAGGTATTTGGTCCTCCAAAAAGAAAATTCCCTATAAGAAAAGCACGCCAACGACTCCTGAGTCACTTGATCTTCATCGCATCTTCAAGGATTTGATAAACGAAGGAGATGGGGGAGTAGCGATGGAGGTTTCTTCTATTGCTCTTGATCAAAAGCGGGTAGAAGGAATTGAATTTGATGTCGCTATTCACACTAACATTTCTCCAGAACACCTAGAATATCACCATACTTTTGAACACTACAAAGCTTGTAAAGAAAAACTCTTCAATCAAGCAAAAGCGGCTGTAGTCAATGTAGACGATGAAATGGGTGTTGAACTTAGCCGAGCTTATGAACATCGCATAGTGACTTATAGCTTAAATCCACATGCAGAAGCGGATCTTGTAGCCACTGAGTTGGAATATACACTAGATGGTACCTCATTCAAATTGTTCTCACATGGTAAAGCGTACGATGTTTTTGTACCAGTGTTTGCTGATTATAATGTTGCAAACGTGCTTTCTGCTGTCGGAACAGCTTTGTTACTTGGATACCGATTGCAAACGATTATTAATGTGCTACCGCAATTAGAAAGCCCTGAAGGTCGTTTTCAAGTAATTAGTGGGCCTAACCGGGAAACAATCATCCTGGACTACGCGCATACTCCAGTAGCTTTAACACGTCTTGTAGATGAAGTGAAAAAGATGGATCATCGCAAGCTTATTGTAATGATTGCCGGAATTGGGATTAGGGATTTTGAGAAGATGCCTAAAATGGCGAAAGCAATTGAAGGTAGAGCGGATGAAATTATCGTCACAGTTGATCATCCCGGCTACCATGAGCCATCTCTCATTGTCGACAAGGTTATGTCAGGATTTTCGAATCCCAATGACCCTAATATTTATCGAACGAATACAAGAAGAGAGGGCGTCTTAAAGTCTTTACAACTTGGCAGCGAACAGGATATCATCCTTTTAACAAGTGGATGTATCAACGGTGCACAAATTGTGAAAGGAAATGAAATTCCTCATTCAGATGAGGACATCATCGAAATGTATTATCATCTTTCGTCTTAA
- a CDS encoding acetamidase/formamidase family protein produces MEAKQTVFVNEFTNGILDPKEEMIGPLKDGGHIIANTAPGCWGPMITPCLRGGHEVTKPVFVEGAEVGDAIAIRIKSVQVTSMATSSGNDRPVDGRFVGDPFVAVKCPGCGELYPETKIEGTGPEAIRCSNCGEDVTPFVFTNGYTMAFDSNRTIGVTVDEAAAKYIAEHGKSFMATPENSVQNPVVTFAPSDLVGTIARLRPFLGQLGTTPSRPLPDSHNAGDFGQFLIDAPHDYGVTKEELEDRTDGHMDINRVREGAVLICPVKVPGGGVYIGDMHAMQGNGEIAGHTADVSGIVNLQAKVIKNLNIEGPILLPVLEDLPHLAKPFTDKEKASAKQVADMYGVAKIEESLPLSFIGTGANLNEATDNGLNRAAETLGISVPEVMNRATITGSIEIGRHPGVVTITLLVPVHLLDELSLTDLVRNHYNAAK; encoded by the coding sequence ATGGAAGCGAAGCAAACCGTTTTTGTAAATGAGTTTACGAATGGTATTTTGGATCCAAAGGAAGAGATGATAGGACCATTGAAGGACGGCGGTCATATTATTGCAAATACTGCACCTGGCTGTTGGGGACCCATGATCACCCCCTGCTTAAGAGGCGGCCATGAAGTAACAAAGCCTGTTTTTGTGGAAGGGGCTGAAGTTGGTGACGCCATAGCGATTCGAATTAAATCCGTTCAAGTTACATCTATGGCTACTTCTTCAGGAAATGATCGTCCCGTTGATGGAAGATTTGTCGGTGATCCTTTCGTTGCTGTCAAGTGTCCTGGCTGCGGTGAACTATATCCAGAGACTAAGATTGAAGGTACAGGACCAGAAGCTATTCGGTGTTCAAATTGTGGTGAAGATGTGACGCCATTTGTGTTTACGAATGGATATACAATGGCATTTGATTCGAATCGAACAATAGGTGTGACAGTGGATGAGGCAGCTGCGAAGTACATAGCAGAACATGGAAAATCATTTATGGCTACTCCCGAGAACTCTGTACAAAATCCAGTTGTTACTTTTGCGCCAAGTGATCTCGTTGGAACAATAGCTAGGCTCCGTCCATTTTTAGGGCAGCTCGGAACAACACCTTCACGCCCATTGCCCGATTCTCATAATGCAGGAGACTTCGGTCAATTTCTCATTGATGCTCCGCATGATTATGGCGTAACGAAAGAGGAATTAGAAGATCGTACAGATGGTCATATGGATATTAATCGCGTTAGAGAAGGTGCGGTTCTCATTTGTCCTGTAAAGGTCCCAGGTGGAGGCGTTTATATTGGGGATATGCATGCCATGCAGGGGAATGGAGAAATCGCTGGGCATACTGCTGACGTATCCGGTATCGTAAACCTTCAAGCAAAGGTAATCAAGAATCTTAACATTGAAGGCCCTATTTTACTCCCGGTACTAGAAGATCTACCTCATTTAGCTAAACCTTTCACCGATAAGGAAAAAGCATCAGCTAAACAAGTAGCAGATATGTACGGGGTTGCAAAAATAGAAGAATCTTTACCTCTTTCTTTTATAGGCACAGGAGCGAACCTTAATGAGGCAACAGATAACGGCCTTAATCGTGCAGCAGAAACTCTCGGAATATCAGTTCCAGAAGTTATGAATAGAGCGACGATCACTGGTTCGATTGAAATAGGAAGGCATCCTGGTGTTGTCACGATTACATTATTAGTACCTGTACACTTATTAGATGAACTGAGTTTAACAGACCTAGTTCGCAATCATTACAACGCGGCAAAATAA
- a CDS encoding DUF3900 domain-containing protein, which yields MEFKMQYLSFYLIQVEGSGESEERRYKHYQTLDADAYEESSLKDFLNGELTKIMKRKVDRHAKSEGAPTKIGRFIVEQGHDLTSNPNYNLFARTRYAESADDFETSSDQIVQMYLDTSAIRGGVLIVATSKLTKLFDDPFLFILKCDFEPKVATITDEDTLIQNVEMAITTKSMKSVQYPYMPEEGMIDSAEIKVHQSSHARYFEDFLKWVEYEKSMPEIVKTQTMGMVQEHIQETYQEESEEKEEFEQAIEEWSQSPKRELQERFTTEQVVEATSQIVEHSPDVEWKLKLDHVSVKAMLSDFGESIHLAKVNGKYVLAIEADSITFEKGFSPVEFHKPDTLQEVVERIYKKNENES from the coding sequence ATGGAATTTAAAATGCAGTATCTTTCCTTTTATTTAATACAAGTAGAAGGAAGCGGAGAAAGTGAAGAACGACGTTACAAGCATTATCAAACTCTTGACGCAGATGCCTATGAGGAAAGCTCGCTAAAAGACTTTCTAAACGGTGAGTTAACGAAAATCATGAAACGTAAAGTAGATCGTCATGCGAAGTCAGAAGGAGCACCTACGAAAATTGGGCGCTTTATTGTTGAGCAAGGTCATGATTTAACATCTAATCCAAATTATAATTTATTCGCTCGGACACGTTATGCTGAATCAGCAGATGATTTCGAAACTTCATCCGATCAAATTGTTCAAATGTATTTGGATACTAGCGCAATCAGAGGTGGCGTGTTAATTGTGGCCACATCAAAGCTTACAAAACTCTTTGATGACCCTTTTCTCTTCATCTTGAAGTGCGATTTTGAACCGAAAGTAGCAACAATTACTGATGAAGATACGCTAATTCAGAATGTGGAAATGGCGATCACAACAAAAAGCATGAAATCCGTCCAATACCCCTACATGCCAGAAGAAGGCATGATCGACAGTGCTGAAATCAAAGTCCACCAGTCTTCTCATGCACGCTACTTCGAAGACTTCTTGAAATGGGTCGAATATGAAAAGTCGATGCCTGAAATTGTGAAGACACAAACGATGGGTATGGTCCAGGAGCACATCCAGGAAACGTATCAGGAAGAAAGTGAAGAAAAAGAAGAGTTCGAACAAGCGATAGAGGAATGGTCTCAGAGTCCAAAGCGAGAGCTACAAGAGCGGTTTACGACCGAACAGGTCGTGGAAGCTACTTCACAAATCGTGGAGCACTCCCCTGACGTTGAGTGGAAGCTAAAGCTTGACCATGTGTCCGTCAAAGCGATGCTGTCTGACTTCGGGGAATCGATTCATCTTGCGAAGGTAAATGGCAAGTATGTGCTTGCGATTGAAGCCGATTCGATTACGTTCGAAAAAGGCTTTTCTCCTGTCGAGTTTCATAAGCCTGATACGCTTCAGGAAGTGGTGGAACGGATTTATAAGAAGAATGAGAATGAATCATAA
- a CDS encoding aldo/keto reductase, protein MTSFENALKHQVGLGTAPLGNMFREVPEEEARKTIQTAWDQGVRYFDTAPFYGAGLAEMRLGNVLSQYNRDDYLLSTKVGRYITEDTENKEGLFQYARNNKVVTDYTEDATKRSIEQSLERLKTDRLDFVFVHDVSPDFHGDEWLAKFDEAREGAFRVLTRLREEGVIKSWGLGVNTTEPIEKAMELEETQPDVCLSATQYTLLQHEQALQKMMKKAVEKNVDIVVGSPYNSGVLLGGDHYNYEKADADIIARVNQLNEIGQKYDVPLKAAALQFSTSHPAVKSVIPGSTRPDRIKEDLDMIQLDIPKEFWDELLSKGFISSNAPLPSNVS, encoded by the coding sequence ATGACATCCTTTGAAAATGCATTAAAACATCAAGTAGGATTAGGCACTGCTCCTTTAGGTAATATGTTCAGGGAAGTTCCAGAAGAAGAAGCACGCAAAACGATTCAAACCGCGTGGGATCAAGGAGTACGTTATTTTGATACTGCCCCTTTCTACGGTGCAGGTTTGGCAGAGATGCGCCTTGGTAACGTACTATCGCAATATAACCGTGATGACTACTTATTAAGTACAAAAGTCGGCCGTTATATCACTGAAGATACAGAAAATAAGGAAGGTTTATTCCAATATGCCCGGAATAATAAAGTGGTTACGGACTACACGGAAGATGCAACGAAACGATCTATTGAACAAAGCCTGGAACGATTAAAAACAGATCGATTAGACTTTGTCTTTGTGCATGATGTTTCCCCTGATTTTCACGGGGATGAGTGGCTAGCCAAATTTGATGAAGCTCGTGAAGGAGCTTTTCGTGTGTTAACACGCCTGCGCGAAGAAGGAGTAATCAAGTCGTGGGGCCTTGGTGTTAATACGACAGAACCGATTGAAAAAGCAATGGAACTTGAAGAAACTCAACCGGATGTATGCTTGTCGGCTACCCAATATACATTGCTACAGCATGAACAGGCTTTACAAAAAATGATGAAAAAAGCTGTAGAAAAAAATGTAGACATCGTCGTTGGATCACCTTATAACTCCGGTGTATTGCTAGGCGGGGATCATTACAATTATGAGAAGGCGGATGCTGATATTATTGCCAGAGTCAATCAGCTAAACGAAATAGGTCAGAAATATGATGTCCCATTAAAAGCAGCAGCCCTTCAATTTTCAACTTCTCATCCTGCCGTAAAATCAGTCATTCCGGGATCAACACGTCCAGATCGAATTAAGGAAGATCTCGATATGATTCAACTCGATATACCGAAAGAGTTCTGGGATGAATTGCTCAGCAAAGGGTTCATTTCATCAAATGCCCCTTTGCCTAGCAATGTTAGCTAA
- a CDS encoding HNH endonuclease — protein sequence MNSFIVMQGDTYLEEKEAGVIWSPKQDRGGQVPHSWKRLKEVRQGDPIFHYVKGDIVAVSIAKVDCSEEMQPSTLWNQTESKQGYLVKLEYQELDVPVNVKEKFQEISPLLPLKYSPFQNDASGNPGYLYPCNEALTIKLLELISESNFYRVNEEQLELTVDEVRRTDRNTLVPVITETESEAKTKMRWGKLKFRNEVAPLWEEQCALCAINLPELLKASHSKPWKDCSNDERLDPYNGLLLCRNHAGLYEEGLIAFDGQGRLHISSIMQEKDYEIYGLVERAKISIHQENKVYFKWHKRKIFRK from the coding sequence ATGAATAGTTTTATTGTCATGCAAGGAGATACATACCTTGAGGAAAAAGAAGCAGGAGTGATCTGGTCTCCTAAACAAGACAGGGGAGGTCAGGTACCGCATTCTTGGAAAAGGCTGAAAGAAGTGAGGCAAGGAGATCCTATTTTCCACTATGTTAAAGGAGATATTGTTGCCGTTAGTATTGCAAAGGTTGACTGTAGCGAAGAAATGCAACCGTCAACTTTGTGGAATCAAACCGAATCCAAACAGGGATATTTAGTGAAGTTAGAATATCAAGAATTAGATGTTCCGGTGAATGTGAAAGAGAAGTTTCAAGAGATTTCTCCTTTATTACCTCTTAAATATTCGCCGTTTCAAAATGATGCTAGTGGGAATCCTGGATACTTATATCCTTGTAATGAAGCATTAACGATTAAATTGCTTGAGCTTATTAGTGAGTCGAATTTTTATCGAGTAAATGAAGAGCAATTAGAGCTTACAGTCGATGAAGTAAGGCGAACGGATCGGAATACGCTCGTTCCGGTGATTACAGAAACTGAATCAGAAGCAAAAACGAAAATGAGGTGGGGCAAGCTTAAATTTAGAAATGAAGTAGCCCCGTTATGGGAAGAACAATGTGCATTATGTGCGATTAACTTGCCGGAATTATTGAAGGCTAGTCACTCTAAACCTTGGAAGGATTGTTCAAATGATGAGCGGTTGGATCCTTATAACGGCTTGTTACTTTGTCGAAACCACGCAGGTTTATATGAGGAAGGGCTAATTGCGTTTGATGGTCAGGGTCGCTTGCATATTTCTTCGATCATGCAAGAAAAAGACTACGAAATATACGGATTAGTGGAGCGAGCAAAAATTAGCATTCATCAGGAAAATAAAGTGTATTTCAAGTGGCATAAGCGAAAGATATTTAGAAAGTAA
- a CDS encoding LCP family protein, with product MKNRLAHRRKKKRKKKILFSVSILLLVIVGIGGYLGFQVYNTAKQSYSELDRDNDISELRETKVDIGEEPISILLLGIENYSSDGKGGRADTQIVLTLDPVSKNVTMTSIPRDTKVEVPIEKVGEEYDGSHKINAAYTYGYLSDYGAKKLAVETVEDLLNIPIDRYVAVDFDGFHDIVDAIGGVEVDVKYPFWEKNYYSNDRIYFDEGITEMNGEEALAFVRMRKRDINTVYSREERQRQFIKATVDEMKSGDTIFEINKISNVLKNNVETNITPGEILALQREFPSLSSTAIETKEIKGTTPEVSGPSYFIPDLDQLELLKNELREALNL from the coding sequence ATGAAAAATAGATTAGCTCATAGAAGGAAAAAGAAGCGTAAAAAGAAAATACTGTTTAGTGTCTCAATTCTATTACTAGTGATCGTTGGTATTGGTGGCTATCTAGGCTTCCAGGTTTATAACACGGCAAAGCAATCTTATAGTGAGCTTGATCGGGATAATGATATTTCAGAATTGAGAGAGACAAAAGTGGACATTGGAGAAGAGCCGATCTCGATTCTACTTCTTGGAATTGAAAACTACTCTTCAGATGGAAAGGGTGGAAGAGCTGATACCCAAATTGTTCTCACACTTGATCCTGTTTCAAAGAATGTTACTATGACAAGTATCCCAAGAGATACGAAGGTAGAAGTTCCTATAGAGAAAGTAGGAGAGGAATATGATGGTAGTCATAAAATAAACGCTGCTTATACATACGGATATCTTAGTGATTACGGGGCGAAGAAATTAGCCGTAGAAACAGTGGAAGATCTATTGAATATTCCGATAGATCGGTATGTAGCCGTGGATTTTGATGGTTTTCATGATATTGTTGACGCAATCGGCGGAGTGGAAGTTGATGTTAAATACCCATTCTGGGAAAAAAACTACTACTCAAATGATCGCATCTATTTCGATGAAGGCATAACCGAAATGAATGGTGAAGAGGCACTAGCCTTTGTAAGAATGAGGAAACGTGATATAAATACGGTGTATTCAAGAGAAGAGCGTCAAAGGCAGTTTATTAAAGCAACGGTCGATGAAATGAAGTCTGGAGACACGATCTTTGAGATTAATAAAATTTCAAATGTATTGAAAAATAATGTTGAGACAAATATTACACCTGGAGAGATTCTCGCTCTTCAGAGAGAGTTCCCATCACTTAGTTCAACTGCGATTGAAACGAAAGAAATAAAGGGAACGACGCCTGAGGTAAGTGGTCCTTCTTACTTTATTCCAGATCTCGATCAGCTAGAATTATTGAAGAACGAATTAAGAGAAGCTCTCAATTTATAG
- a CDS encoding glycoside hydrolase family 25 protein, with amino-acid sequence MRKIVASLIIALISVLLISVFLWYEGIIIPNASNIKPFPVKGVDVSSYQGEIEWTKIQDQGMSFAFIKATEGSSFIDPYYQTNWKNAQKTNLRIGAYHFFSFDSKGATQAKHFIETVPIDKYGLPPVIDVEFYADKEKNPPDRSEVESELQTMITMLEEHYEKKVILYTTHEAYELYIKDSFNQCDLWIRDVLTKPTLPDNQSWTFWQYTDREQLNGYNGEEKFIDVNLFHGNKKEFEKYSY; translated from the coding sequence ATGAGAAAAATTGTTGCATCTCTTATTATAGCTCTGATCAGCGTCCTGCTTATATCCGTTTTTTTGTGGTACGAAGGAATCATTATCCCTAACGCTTCTAATATAAAACCTTTTCCTGTTAAAGGTGTCGATGTCTCATCTTATCAGGGGGAGATTGAGTGGACCAAAATACAGGACCAAGGTATGTCCTTCGCTTTTATTAAAGCGACAGAAGGAAGCTCATTTATCGATCCATATTATCAAACGAATTGGAAAAATGCTCAAAAGACTAACTTACGAATCGGCGCCTATCATTTCTTCAGTTTTGATAGTAAAGGAGCGACGCAAGCCAAGCATTTTATCGAAACCGTACCGATTGATAAGTATGGATTACCACCAGTTATTGATGTTGAATTTTATGCTGATAAAGAAAAAAATCCTCCTGATAGAAGCGAAGTAGAGTCAGAGCTTCAGACAATGATAACGATGCTGGAAGAACACTATGAAAAAAAGGTCATTCTTTATACCACTCACGAGGCATATGAGCTCTATATCAAAGATAGCTTCAATCAGTGTGATCTTTGGATAAGAGATGTTTTAACTAAACCAACCTTACCTGATAATCAATCTTGGACTTTTTGGCAATATACTGACAGAGAGCAGTTAAATGGGTATAACGGAGAAGAAAAGTTCATAGATGTTAACCTATTTCATGGTAATAAGAAGGAGTTTGAAAAGTATAGTTATTAA